DNA from Desulfuromonas sp. AOP6:
GGTTGTTGGGAGAATTGATGATGATGGCGCAGGTCTTTTCCGTTATGGCGCTTTCGATGGCAGCCAGGTCCAGTTGAAAGGAGTCGGGCAGGGTCCACACTTCCCGGGTCGTGCCACCATGATTATCTATGTAGAAACGATATTCGACAAAGAACGGGGCCAGCACGATCACTTCATCGCCCGGGTTGAGTACGGTTTTAAGGACAACGTTGAGAGCGGCACCGGCGCCGCAGGTCATCACCACATGGTTGGCAGTCAGCGCTTGTGGTGATTTTTCAGAAACCACCTCGGCCACGGCTGTTCTGGTCTCTTCATAGCCGGCATTGTTCATGTAACGGTGCATCCCTGGAATAGGATTGGTGGCTAACTTGAGCAGTTCCTCGTGAAAAGCCGCGGGCGGTTCGACGCAGGGGTTTCCGAGGGTGAAATCGAAAACATTTTCTGCCCCATGGATTTTGCGGAGCGTGGCCCCTTCTTCGAACATCTTGCGAATCCAGGAAGCTTTTTCGATGAAGCTGGAAACCTTGACAGATATGGACATAAGTGACTCCTTTGGCTTGATTAAAAAGGGGCTCAGTTTATCTTTGACGATAGGGCAGGGTCAAGGGGAAAGGAAGGAGCGGTTGGATCGCCTCGCCTTTGTTGGACTCTTCTCTGTCGTGATATATTGTCCTGGTTTTTATTGCTTTTTTCGGTTTGATGTTCTAGATTTTCGGCTTCGGTTTATCTTTCATGCGCAGGGGGCATTATGGGGAAGGAAAAAGGCGGGCTCGACAATTTGCGTCATCGAATCGATGCCATTGATGACGACATCCTCTCTCTTCTGAATGAGAGGGCCAAGATTGTCATCGAAGTCGGCAAGACCAAAGAGGGGGACAGGCAGGAATTTTACGTTCCCAGTCGCGAGATGGCTATCTATCAGCGGTTGACCGCCAAGAATCCTGGACCCTTTCCTTCAGAAGCCATTCGCCGGGTCTTCCGGGAGATCATTTCGGCCTCTCTGGCTCTTGAACACCCAATGAAAGTGGCCTTTCTAGGGCCACAGGCGACCTTCACCCATGCTGCCGCCCTTCAACAGTTCGGCCTCTCCGCACAACTGGTGGCGCAGAAGAGTATTCCGGCCGTTTTTGACGAGGTACTGCGTGGCAGATGCCATTATGGCGTTGTTCCCGTCGAAAATTCGACGGAGGGTGTCGTCTCCCACACCCTCGACATGTTCATGGATTCCGACCTGCAGATTAACGCGGAAGTGCTGCTTGAAATATCTCATGATCTGCTCTCCCTCTCGGGTGACCTTGACCGCGTCAGGAAAGTGGTGTCCCATCCTCAGGCCCTGGCCCAATGCCGGCAATGGCTGGAAGACAACCTGCCGGATATTCCCCTGGTCGATGTCGGCAGCACCGCCTTGGCGGCTCAGATGGTGGCCGAAGATGATTCCGCCGCCGCCATTGCCAGTGAAATGGCCGCTTCCCTTTACGGACTGCGGGTAGCCAAAAAGAAAATCGAGGACAATCCGAACAATTACACGCGTTTTCTGGTGATTGGAACGAAAAGGCCGGCACGAAGCGGGCAGGACAAAACATCCATCATGTTCAGTGTCAAGGACGAACCTGGCATTTTGTACCGAATGCTTGAGCCTTTCAGCACACGCAAGATCAACCTTTCCAAAATCGAAAGCCGGCCGCTGAAGAAAAAAGCCTGGGAGTACATCTTTTTTCTCGATATTGAAGGGCACCTGGAGGACGACAGGGTGAAAGAGGCCGTTGAAGATTTGCGTCAGTATTGCCAGTTTCTCAAGGTTCTTGGCTCTTATCCGAGAATCCGTTAAGGGTGAAGGATGTCGTTTGAAATGAAAGATAACCCGGTTTTTATTCCCAGGCTGGCCGTGATCGGTGTTGGTCTCATCGGTGGATCCCTGGCTCTGGCCTTGAAGGAGGCCAAGGTCGTTGGAGAGGTTGTCGGCATCGGGCGAGGGCTCGCCAATCTGGAAAAAGCCCTCGATTTGGGTGTTGTTGACCGTATCGAACAGGACCCCTGTGTCGGCGTCGCCGACGCCGATCTCGTTTTCCTGGCCACCCCCGTCTGTTCCCTGGAAGCTGTTGCGGCGACGATAGCGCCGTCTATGAAGCGTGGGGCGGTGTTGACTGACGGGGGGAGCGTCAAAGCCGAGGTCGCCCGATCCATAGAGCCGCTGATGCCTGAAGGCGTCCATTTTGTTCCAGGTCATCCCATCGCCGGGACTGAAAAAAGCGGGGCCGAAGCAGCTTTTGCCACACTCTACCAAGGTAAACGCTGCATTCTTACTCCGACTGACGCCACCAACCCCGCGGCGCTGAATCTGGTGAGAAAGGTCTGGGAAATTGCCGGAAGCGAAGTCGTGCTCATGGACGTGGAAAAGCATGACCGTATACTAGCGGCTATCAGTCATCTCCCCCATATGGTTGCCTATTCCCTGGTCAACTCCGTCAGTTCCTACGATCGTTATCCAGAAAACATACTGGTATACTCGGCTGGGGGCTTTCGTGATTTTACCCGCATCGCCTCTTCCGATCCTACGATGTGGCGTGACATTGCCATGACCAACAAAGACGCCCTCGTTGAAATGATGGAGAATTTCGAAGCCTGTTTCGCCGAACTGAAGAAGGATGTCCGGGATGGCGACGGCGAGAAGCTTTTCGAGTTTTTCATGCGCTCCAAGAAGAGCCGTGACGCCATCCTCTGAGTACCCATGCCCCTAATGGTCCGACCACATCCTTTTGTTTGAGGGAGTTTTCATATGTCACAATCAAGAACAGTGAATCCGTCTTCAGGGTTGAACGGGGAGATTACCGTCCCTGGCGATAAATCCATTTCTCATCGTTCCATCATGTTGGGTTCTTTGGCCGATGGGGTCACGTTGGTACATGGATTTCTGCATGGGGAAGATAATCACGCTACCCTCAACGCTTTTCGGTCCATGGGTGTTGAGATTGAAATTTTGCCCGGCGATATCCTCAAAATACATGGGCGAGGGTTGGACGGTCTAAAAGAACCCCAGGATGTGATCGACTGCGGCAATTCGGGAACGACCATCCGTCTGATGACCGGCCTGCTGGCAGGCCAGCAGTTTTTCAGTGTTCTCACAGGCGATCGCTATCTGCGCAAGAGACCCATGCGAAGGGTGGTAGAGCCTCTTTCCCGAATGGGGGCACGTATTTGGGGGCGACAGGGGGGACAGTTGGCGCCTTTGGCGCTACAGGGAGGGAAGTTGGAGGGCCTCGACTATGATTCTCCCATCGCTAGCGCCCAGGTAAAGTCAGCGCTGCTCCTGGCCGGCCTTTACGCGGAGGGTCCCACCACGGTGAAGGAGCCGCATCTTTCCCGGGACCACAGCGAGCGCATGTTGTCTTATTTCGGGGCCAGGGTAGAGCCATTTGACGGAGGAGTACGGATATTCCCCAGGCCAGACCTGAAAGGTCGTGAAGTCCATGTCCCCGGGGATATCTCCTCGGCTGCCTTTTTCATGGTAGCAGCCCTGGTGACCCCTGGTTCCGACCTGCTTATTCGCAATGTCGGGATCAACCCGACCCGTAGTGGTATCATCGACATTCTGCAGGCTATGGGAGGTGATTTGACCATACTGGATCCCCGCGAGCATTCCGGCGAACCAGTCGCCGATATCCATGTCAAAAGCAGTGTCCTGCAAGGCATCGACATCGGAGGAGAACTGGTGCCGAGGGCTATCGATGAGTTCCCCGTTGTCAGTGTTGCTGCCTGTTTTGCCCAGGGTCAGACGGTTATTCGCGACGCCCGTGAACTGCGTGTCAAGGAAACGGATCGCATTGCGGCGATGACATCGGAACTCACAAAGCTTGGCGCCCTCATTGAGCCACGGGAAGACGGCATGGTCGTTACGGGTGGGCATCCGTTATGCGGGGGAGAGGTTACCTCCCATGGCGATCATCGCATAGCCATGAGCATGGCCATCGCCGCCCAGGTTGCCTCCGGACCGGTAACGGTTGACGATGTGCGGTGCACATCTACATCGTTTCCCGATTTTTGGGAATTGCTCGACAGTGTTCGTAGCTAATCGTGCATGAGCCCTTATCTGTCTGTCTTTTATTGGGTCTATGTTGGAGTCTGCTAAGTGAAAAAAGAATTGATTGTAGCCATAGATGGACCCTCGGGTGCCGGCAAGAGCACCCTGAGCAAGCGACTTGCCGGAGAACTGGGGTATATCAACATCGATACCGGCGCCATGTACCGGGCCTTTGCCCTTGCCGCCCGGAATGAAGGGGTTGATCCTGCTGACGAGGCGGGCCTGGCCCTCCTTTGCCCCCAAGTCCTGATCGAATTCTCCCGAGAAGATGGACAGGAGAAGGTTTTTCTTAATGGAGAGGATGTCACCACTAAAATCAGGACCCCCGAAATCAGTCTACTTACTTCCCGGATAGCTGCCTGCCCTGCCGTTCGACACACCATGGTCGATCTCCAACGGCGCATGGGCGCGAAGGGTGGTGTGGTGCTGGAGGGGCGTGACATCGGCACGGTGGTCTTCCCGAAAGCAGAGGTAAAGTTCTTTCTCGTGGCCACTCCAGAGGAACGTGGACGGCGACGCTATGAGGAGTTAAAAGCCAAGGGACTGGAGGTCGGTCTCGATCAGACCATTGCCGAGGTGGAAAAGCGTGATGCCGATGACAGTTCCCGCGCCGAGGGGCCCCTGCTTCAGGCCGATGATGCCATCCCTATCGATACCACTCGGATGACTATCGATGAAGTTCTTGCCGAAATGCTTCGCGTTGTTCAGCGTGTTCTAGCGGCAGAACGGGAGGCTGAGATCTAAGCATGAAGATCGTTCTGGCAAAGAGCGCCGGTTTTTGCTTCGGTGTCAAACGGGCGACCAGCATGGCATTCGACTCTGCTGCTTCCCATCCACGCATCTGTTCGCTGGGACCCATCATTCATTCACCACAGCTGGTCAAAAAGCTTGAAGAAGAGGGCGTGAGCGTGGTGGACCGTGTGGAAGATATCCGGGATGGGGCTGTTATCATCCGTTCGCATGGTATAACGGCCAATGAGATGGCAGACATCGCTACCAAGGGATTGGAGGTCGTTGATGCGACCTGTCCTTTTGTCAAAAAGGCACAGGATCATGCCGCCATGCTCAGCTCAGAAGGGTATGTGGTTGTTCTCGTTGGCGAGGAGGAACACCCTGAAGTACAGGGCATAGTCTCTTATGCCGCCGGCGTTAATGTTTATGTCGTCCCGGATCAGGAAAAGGCTGAAGGGATCCCACGCAGCAAGAAAATAGGCGTGGTGGCGCAGACAACCCAACCTTTCGAGAACCTGCGCCAGGTTGTCGACGTCTGCTTGCGGAAAAGTAAGGAGCTCCGTGTTTTCAATACGATCTGTGACGCAACTTCGGTCCGTCAGAGTGAGGCCAGAGATATTGCCAGGCAGGTCGATCTTATGTTGGTCATCGGCGGATTTAACAGTGCCAACACAAACCGTCTGGCCCAACTCTGTACTGAGATCCAGCCGAGGACCTATCATGTTGAAACCGCAAACGAAATCGAGTCCTCCTGGTTTGAGGGAGTTAAAACCGTTGGAGTTACTGCCGGAGCCTCAACGCCGCAGTGGATCATCGATGAAGTTTTGGATCGGGTTTCAGGACTGAAAAAATAAAATAATTTGTTTTTCTAAAGGCTTTGTGCTAAGTTTCGTCGTCGTGGCCGTGGCCATACTGTCTGAAAATGACAGGAAATTCGCTAGGGGGTAACACTTTAATGGTGGAAAACAAAGAAAACGTAAACGAACTGATGGAGAACGAAGACGAGTTTGGGAGCATGGAAGAAAGCTTCGAAGCCCTTTTTGAGAACAGCCTCAAGGAATTGAAGGCGGGAAACGTGGTCACCGGCACCATCGTTCAGGTCAACCCTGATTCGGTTGTCGTCGATGTTGGCGGAAAATCGGAAGGTCTTATTCCGATCGCCGAATTTCTTGACGATAACGGCCAGGTGAAGACCGATCTCAAAGTTGGCGATCAGTTCGACGTTTTGATAGAGCGTACTGAAAATGAAAACGGTCTGATCAGCCTCTCGAAAGAAAAAGCTGATCGGATGAAGATATGGAATACCCTGGAAGAAGGGGCCGATGTCGAAGGACGTATCGTTTCCCGTATCAAGGGCGGACTCTCGGTGGATATCGGCGTAATCGCATTTCTCCCCGGTTCGCAGGTCGATCTTCGCCCTGTGCGCAATCTCGACAAGATGATCGGTGAAACTTATAAATTCAAAATCATTAAGCTTAACAAGCGCCGTGGCAACATCGTGCTCTCTCGTCGTGTCCTTCTCGAAGATCAGCGGGAAAACCTCCGCGCCGACACCCTCGAAAAGCTGGAAGAGGGCCAGGTTTTTGAAGGCATTGTCAAGAATCTCACTGACTATGGCGCCTTTATCGACCTTGGCGGCATTGATGGCCTGCTTCATATCACCGACATGTCTTGGGGCCGGGTCAGCCATCCCTCCGACATTCTGTCAGTCGGCGATAAAACCAAAGTCAAGGTGCTGAAGTTTGATCGTGAAAAAGAGCGCGTCTCTCTTGGCCTCAAGCAAATCACGCCTGACCCTTGGCTTGAAGTCGAGTCCAGGTACCCCGTTGGCATGCGCGTGACTGGCAAGGTCGTCAGCCTTACGGATTATGGCGCGTTTGTTGAGTTGGACGAAGGCGTTGAAGGTTTGATTCATGTCTCTGAAATGAGCTGGACCAAACGGATCAAACATCCCAACAAGGTGCTCAGCATCGGTGAAGAAGTTGAATCTGTTGTGCTCGCTCTGGATATTGCCAACCGTCGTATTTCCCTTGGTCTCAAGCAGGTTGAGCCCAATCCCTGGGATGTGATTGGTGAGAAATTCCCCGCTGGCACCGTTATCGAAGGGCAGGTCAAGAACATCACCGATTTTGGAATCTTTGTCGGCGTTGATGAAGGGATCGACGGTCTGGTCCATATCTCTGACCTTTCCTGGACCAAGCGGATCAAGCATCCTTCTGAAGTTTACAAAAAAGGCGATATCGTTAAAGCGGTTGTTCTTAACATTGACCGCGAAAACGAGCGATTCTCCCTCGGTATCAAACAGCTGGCCATGGATCCTTGGGAAACCATCCCCACTCGGTACGCCCCTGGGACCATTATCCGTGGCAAAGTCACTTCCGTAACTGATTTCGGCATTTTTGTGGAAGTTGAAGAAGGTATCGAAGGCCTGATTCACGTCTCTGAAATCAGCAAGGAAAAAATTGACTCTCCTAAGAGCTTTGCCAATGTCGGGGATGAACTCGAGGCTGTTGTGCTCAATGTTGATACATCTGACCGCAAAATCGCTCTCTCTGTTAAACATCTGGCTAATCAGAAAGAGAAAGCCGAGGTCGACGCTTTCCTTGGTGCGCAAAAGAGTGCAACCTCCAATTTTGGAGATCTGTTGCAGGGTGCCTTGAGCAAGGCCGGCGAAGACAAGTCTGAAGACTGAGTCTTGCTGACGATGACCATCTGGAGCCCCCGTCCACCAAGGCGGGGGCTCCTCCATCTCAGGCGATTTACATGAAAAAAAGACCATTCTTGATGGCCCTTATTGTCCTTGGAGCCATCTTTCTTTTTTTTCTTCTCCTTGTTGGCATCATATCCAGCATGACCGGAACATCGACTTCTCTGTCCATCGGTGAAAAAATCGGTGTTGTCGAAGTCAGGGGAGCCATTACCGCGTCCGAAGAAGTCACTCTGCGGCTGGTACAGCTGCGCGAAGACAACAGCATAAAGGCTGTGGTGTTGCGTGTTGATTCCCCTGGTGGCGGGGTAGGGCCGTCGCAGGAAATCTATACAGAAGTTCAGAAATTAGCCCAAGTGAAGCCCGTTGTTGTTTCCATGGGATCCGTCGCGGCCTCAGGTGGGTATTATATCGCCATCCCTGCGCATCAGATTGTCGCCAATCCTGGAACCATAACGGGTAGTATTGGTGTCATTATGGAGTTCACCAATTTTCAGGAACTTCTTCAGAAGATAGGGCTTAAAAGTCAGGTTGTGAAAAGTGGTGAGCATAAGGATATCGGTTCCCCTGTTCGTCCCATGACCCCCGATGATAGGCAGATTCTACAGTCTCTAATTGATGATGTTCACTCCCAATTTGTTTCAGCTGTGGCTCAAGGCCGTGATCTTCCGCTTGATCAAGCCAAAGTATTGGCCGATGGGCGGATTTATACGGGCAGACAGGCTCTTGATGCCGGGCTTGTGGATAGGCTTGGCAATATGCAGGATGCTATCGATCTCGCGGCTGAATTGGCCAATATTGATGGTAAACCTCGCGTCGTCTATCCCCGTGAATCCAAACCAAAAATTTTAAACTATCTTGTTGAGGAAACCTTTAATTCTTTGCGGCAAGGACTGCAGGAACAATCTCTTGGCGGGATGCAATTTATCTGGGAAGGTTTAAATTAGGAGGCATGTTGTCATGACTAAAAGTGAGTTGATCGAGCGTTTGTCTTTTGAAAGTACCTCTCTCAACAAAAAAGAATCTGAACTGATCGTCAATACTATTTTTGACAGTATTGGTGGGGCTTTGATAGACGGTGAACGCGTCGAAATTCGTGGTTTTGGTTCTTTCACTGTTCGCGAAAGAGATGCTCGCGAGGCCCGTAATCCGAAAAGTGGTGAAATTGTAAAGATTTCTTCCAAAAAAACGCCCTTTTTCAAAACAGGTAAAGAACTCAGAGAAAAAGTCAACACGGATTGATTTTTTTGTCTTCAGATTTCAAAGAAATTTCCAGCGTCAACGCTCGCGCATTGAAAGTGTCATGTCCATAAGAAAAGCCCTGTCCATCTGCTATGGACGGGGCTTTTGAATAGTAGATAATCAAGGTACTCTCTCATCTGCATTGCCGATAAGAGAGCCATTTCTATTTTGTTGGTTGGATGGCAGGCGTTTTCGTGCCTTACGGCAGGTTTCCTATGGTTTTTAGATTTGTGCCTCAGAAGGAACACACTGGACAGCGTATCGATCAATTTATCCCAGTCATTGACCCTTCCTTTTCTCGAAGCAAAATTCGCAAAATCATCGATATCGGCGGTGTTCATGTCGGCGGTCGGCGTCTTCGTAAATGTTCTTACCCAGTACAGGCCGGGGAGCGGATTGAAGTCCATGTGGATGGTCGTCCGCTGGAAATTTTTTCTCTCACGCCTGAAAACATAATTTACCAGGACCCCTATATTGTGGTCATCGAAAAGCCCCCCGGAGTCGAAACGCAACCAACTCCTGCCCGCTACAAAGGCACGCTTTATGAGGCTCTTCTCCGGTATCTTGCAAATCCATTTCGTCCTCAGGATACTCCCGAACTTGGTATGGTCCAACGTCTTGATCGCGATACATCCGGAATTCTTGTTTTCTCGACTCATGCCAGGTCTCACAAAAACCTGACACATTCTTTTGCTTCCCATCAGGTCGAAAAACGGTATCTCGCTCTCGTCAGTGGACGACCCGAGAAGGAGCATGGAGAAATTCATTCATTCCTGGCGCGCAGAAGATCTGACAACCGCATGAAATCTGTCGAAAGGGGAGGTAAGGAAGCAATAACCCGGTATCGCGTCCTGCAAACAATCTCCGGTTGCTCTTTGCTCGAAGTCGAAATTCTCACCGGTCGATCACACCAGATTCGTGTTCATCTAACA
Protein-coding regions in this window:
- the pheA gene encoding prephenate dehydratase, translated to MGKEKGGLDNLRHRIDAIDDDILSLLNERAKIVIEVGKTKEGDRQEFYVPSREMAIYQRLTAKNPGPFPSEAIRRVFREIISASLALEHPMKVAFLGPQATFTHAAALQQFGLSAQLVAQKSIPAVFDEVLRGRCHYGVVPVENSTEGVVSHTLDMFMDSDLQINAEVLLEISHDLLSLSGDLDRVRKVVSHPQALAQCRQWLEDNLPDIPLVDVGSTALAAQMVAEDDSAAAIASEMAASLYGLRVAKKKIEDNPNNYTRFLVIGTKRPARSGQDKTSIMFSVKDEPGILYRMLEPFSTRKINLSKIESRPLKKKAWEYIFFLDIEGHLEDDRVKEAVEDLRQYCQFLKVLGSYPRIR
- a CDS encoding prephenate dehydrogenase/arogenate dehydrogenase family protein, coding for MKDNPVFIPRLAVIGVGLIGGSLALALKEAKVVGEVVGIGRGLANLEKALDLGVVDRIEQDPCVGVADADLVFLATPVCSLEAVAATIAPSMKRGAVLTDGGSVKAEVARSIEPLMPEGVHFVPGHPIAGTEKSGAEAAFATLYQGKRCILTPTDATNPAALNLVRKVWEIAGSEVVLMDVEKHDRILAAISHLPHMVAYSLVNSVSSYDRYPENILVYSAGGFRDFTRIASSDPTMWRDIAMTNKDALVEMMENFEACFAELKKDVRDGDGEKLFEFFMRSKKSRDAIL
- the aroA gene encoding 3-phosphoshikimate 1-carboxyvinyltransferase — translated: MSQSRTVNPSSGLNGEITVPGDKSISHRSIMLGSLADGVTLVHGFLHGEDNHATLNAFRSMGVEIEILPGDILKIHGRGLDGLKEPQDVIDCGNSGTTIRLMTGLLAGQQFFSVLTGDRYLRKRPMRRVVEPLSRMGARIWGRQGGQLAPLALQGGKLEGLDYDSPIASAQVKSALLLAGLYAEGPTTVKEPHLSRDHSERMLSYFGARVEPFDGGVRIFPRPDLKGREVHVPGDISSAAFFMVAALVTPGSDLLIRNVGINPTRSGIIDILQAMGGDLTILDPREHSGEPVADIHVKSSVLQGIDIGGELVPRAIDEFPVVSVAACFAQGQTVIRDARELRVKETDRIAAMTSELTKLGALIEPREDGMVVTGGHPLCGGEVTSHGDHRIAMSMAIAAQVASGPVTVDDVRCTSTSFPDFWELLDSVRS
- the cmk gene encoding (d)CMP kinase, which gives rise to MKKELIVAIDGPSGAGKSTLSKRLAGELGYINIDTGAMYRAFALAARNEGVDPADEAGLALLCPQVLIEFSREDGQEKVFLNGEDVTTKIRTPEISLLTSRIAACPAVRHTMVDLQRRMGAKGGVVLEGRDIGTVVFPKAEVKFFLVATPEERGRRRYEELKAKGLEVGLDQTIAEVEKRDADDSSRAEGPLLQADDAIPIDTTRMTIDEVLAEMLRVVQRVLAAEREAEI
- the ispH gene encoding 4-hydroxy-3-methylbut-2-enyl diphosphate reductase; amino-acid sequence: MKIVLAKSAGFCFGVKRATSMAFDSAASHPRICSLGPIIHSPQLVKKLEEEGVSVVDRVEDIRDGAVIIRSHGITANEMADIATKGLEVVDATCPFVKKAQDHAAMLSSEGYVVVLVGEEEHPEVQGIVSYAAGVNVYVVPDQEKAEGIPRSKKIGVVAQTTQPFENLRQVVDVCLRKSKELRVFNTICDATSVRQSEARDIARQVDLMLVIGGFNSANTNRLAQLCTEIQPRTYHVETANEIESSWFEGVKTVGVTAGASTPQWIIDEVLDRVSGLKK
- a CDS encoding 30S ribosomal protein S1 codes for the protein MVENKENVNELMENEDEFGSMEESFEALFENSLKELKAGNVVTGTIVQVNPDSVVVDVGGKSEGLIPIAEFLDDNGQVKTDLKVGDQFDVLIERTENENGLISLSKEKADRMKIWNTLEEGADVEGRIVSRIKGGLSVDIGVIAFLPGSQVDLRPVRNLDKMIGETYKFKIIKLNKRRGNIVLSRRVLLEDQRENLRADTLEKLEEGQVFEGIVKNLTDYGAFIDLGGIDGLLHITDMSWGRVSHPSDILSVGDKTKVKVLKFDREKERVSLGLKQITPDPWLEVESRYPVGMRVTGKVVSLTDYGAFVELDEGVEGLIHVSEMSWTKRIKHPNKVLSIGEEVESVVLALDIANRRISLGLKQVEPNPWDVIGEKFPAGTVIEGQVKNITDFGIFVGVDEGIDGLVHISDLSWTKRIKHPSEVYKKGDIVKAVVLNIDRENERFSLGIKQLAMDPWETIPTRYAPGTIIRGKVTSVTDFGIFVEVEEGIEGLIHVSEISKEKIDSPKSFANVGDELEAVVLNVDTSDRKIALSVKHLANQKEKAEVDAFLGAQKSATSNFGDLLQGALSKAGEDKSED
- the sppA gene encoding signal peptide peptidase SppA, producing the protein MKKRPFLMALIVLGAIFLFFLLLVGIISSMTGTSTSLSIGEKIGVVEVRGAITASEEVTLRLVQLREDNSIKAVVLRVDSPGGGVGPSQEIYTEVQKLAQVKPVVVSMGSVAASGGYYIAIPAHQIVANPGTITGSIGVIMEFTNFQELLQKIGLKSQVVKSGEHKDIGSPVRPMTPDDRQILQSLIDDVHSQFVSAVAQGRDLPLDQAKVLADGRIYTGRQALDAGLVDRLGNMQDAIDLAAELANIDGKPRVVYPRESKPKILNYLVEETFNSLRQGLQEQSLGGMQFIWEGLN
- a CDS encoding integration host factor subunit beta, yielding MTKSELIERLSFESTSLNKKESELIVNTIFDSIGGALIDGERVEIRGFGSFTVRERDAREARNPKSGEIVKISSKKTPFFKTGKELREKVNTD
- a CDS encoding RluA family pseudouridine synthase codes for the protein MVFRFVPQKEHTGQRIDQFIPVIDPSFSRSKIRKIIDIGGVHVGGRRLRKCSYPVQAGERIEVHVDGRPLEIFSLTPENIIYQDPYIVVIEKPPGVETQPTPARYKGTLYEALLRYLANPFRPQDTPELGMVQRLDRDTSGILVFSTHARSHKNLTHSFASHQVEKRYLALVSGRPEKEHGEIHSFLARRRSDNRMKSVERGGKEAITRYRVLQTISGCSLLEVEILTGRSHQIRVHLTEAGHPLLGDTRYGGLDHVESLSVGRQMLHAWKIVFPHPVYGDVKVLEAPVPSDMKRVVEELS